The following proteins are co-located in the Pseudomonas fluorescens genome:
- a CDS encoding GntP family permease → MFGMSQESYLLLDAVVTIIGLIFLITKFKVHPFIALIIAAGFLGLTSGMPVDKIIKAFQDGFGGVLGFVGIILALGTMLGKMMAESGGADQIAQTLIRAFGKEKVQWAMMFAAFLVGIPLFFEIGFVLLIPLVFIVARRTGVSLIKIGIPLLAGLSAVHGLVPPHPGPLLAIGVFGADIGKTILYGLIVALPTAIIAGPIFGTFIAKYIPGNPSQELVDQLAREPASKDLPSFSITLITVLLPVFLMLLKTFADVALPDGHAIRNWMDMIGHPITALLLALLLSLYTFGHRQGIHSKQILKLLDASLAPTAAIILIIGAGGGFKQMLVTSGVGDVIGHMAVNAQINPILLAWLVAAVIRVATGSATVATITGAGIVVPVVGMIPGVNRELLVLATGAGSLVLSHVNDAGFWLVKQYFNMTVAETFKTWTAMETILSVVALIFIMLLSLVV, encoded by the coding sequence ATGTTTGGCATGTCCCAAGAGTCCTACCTGCTGCTAGACGCAGTGGTCACTATCATCGGGCTGATCTTTTTGATCACCAAGTTCAAGGTGCACCCGTTCATTGCACTGATCATCGCGGCCGGCTTCCTCGGCCTGACCTCGGGCATGCCCGTGGACAAGATCATCAAAGCGTTCCAGGACGGCTTCGGCGGTGTGCTTGGCTTTGTCGGCATCATCCTCGCGCTGGGCACGATGCTCGGCAAAATGATGGCTGAATCCGGCGGCGCCGATCAGATTGCACAAACCTTGATCCGCGCCTTCGGCAAAGAGAAAGTCCAGTGGGCGATGATGTTCGCCGCGTTCCTGGTGGGCATCCCGCTGTTCTTCGAGATCGGCTTTGTGCTGCTGATCCCGCTGGTGTTTATCGTCGCGCGCCGCACGGGCGTGTCGTTGATCAAAATCGGCATCCCGTTGCTCGCCGGCCTGTCGGCAGTGCACGGCCTGGTGCCACCGCACCCGGGCCCGCTGCTGGCCATCGGCGTGTTCGGCGCGGACATCGGCAAGACCATCCTGTACGGCCTGATCGTTGCCCTGCCGACCGCCATCATTGCCGGTCCGATCTTCGGCACGTTTATCGCCAAGTACATCCCGGGCAACCCGTCCCAGGAACTGGTCGACCAACTGGCCCGCGAGCCTGCGTCCAAAGACTTGCCGAGCTTCAGCATCACCTTGATCACCGTGCTGCTGCCGGTGTTCCTGATGCTGCTCAAAACCTTCGCTGACGTCGCACTGCCGGACGGCCACGCGATCCGTAACTGGATGGACATGATCGGTCACCCGATCACCGCGTTGCTGCTGGCGCTGCTGCTGTCGCTGTACACCTTTGGCCATCGCCAGGGCATTCATTCCAAGCAAATCCTCAAGTTGCTCGACGCCAGCCTGGCACCGACGGCGGCGATCATCCTGATCATTGGTGCCGGCGGTGGTTTCAAGCAAATGCTGGTCACCAGCGGCGTGGGTGATGTGATTGGCCATATGGCCGTGAATGCGCAGATCAACCCGATCCTGCTGGCGTGGCTGGTGGCGGCGGTGATTCGGGTGGCCACCGGTTCTGCGACCGTGGCGACCATTACCGGTGCGGGGATTGTGGTGCCGGTGGTGGGCATGATTCCAGGCGTGAACCGTGAGCTGCTGGTGTTGGCGACGGGGGCGGGGTCGTTGGTGTTGTCTCACGTCAACGATGCAGGGTTCTGGCTGGTGAAGCAGTACTTCAACATGACCGTGGCCGAGACCTTCAAGACCTGGACGGCGATGGAAACCATCCTGTCGGTGGTGGCGCTGATCTTTATCATGTTGCTGTCGTTGGTGGTGTAA